Genomic DNA from Desulfuromonas versatilis:
TCGCCGAGCTGTTCGGGCAGCCCGCCACGCAGGCCCCGCAGCCGATGCACTCGGCGGCGTCCATGGCGTAGTCGGCGTCCCCCTTGGGGATCAGCAGCGCGTTGCCGTCGGGAACCCCGCCGGTCTTGGCCGAGGTGTAGCCGCCGGCCTGGATGATCTTGTCCAGCGCGGCGCGGTCGACCACCAGGTCCTTGACGATCGGAAAGGCGCGCGCCCGCCACGGCTCGATGAACACGTCGTCGCCGTCCTTGAACTGGCGCATGTGCAGCTGGCACACCGTGGTCTTCTCCTGCGGGCCGTGGGCGCGGCCGTTGATCACCTGCGAGCACATCCCGCAGATCCCCTCGCGGCAGTCGTGGTCGAAGGCGATGGGGTCCTTGCCCTCTTTGATCAGCTCTTCGTTGACCTCGTCGAGCATCTCCAGAAACGAGCTGTCGGCGCTGACGTTCTTGGCCTGGTACACCTCGAGCCGGCCCTTGTCGTTGGCGTCCTTCTGACGCCATACATGCAGTGTCAGATTCATTATTTGTAGCTCCTTACGGCAAGGTGGACGTTTTCGAATTTCAGCGGCTCCTTGTGCAGCTCGGGCTCCTTGTCGGCGCCCTTGAACTCCCAGGCCGCGGCGTAGCAGAAGTTCTCGTCGTCACGCATCGCCTCGCCGTCCTCGGTCTGGTGCTCGACGCGGAAGTGCCCGCCGCAGCTCTCGTCGCGGTGCAGCGCGTCCTTGGCGAACAGTTCGGCGAACTCGAGAAAATCCGCCAGGCGCCCGGCGTTCTCGAGCTGCTGGTTGAACTCGGCGCCGGAGCCTGCGACCTTGAGGTTCTTCCAGAACTGCTCGCGCAGCTCGGGGATCTGCTTGAGCGCTTCTTTGAGGCTCTGCTCGCTTCTGGCCATGCCGACGTTGTTCCACATGATCTTGCCCAGCTCGCGGTGCAGCTCGGCCGGGGTCTTCTTGCCGTTAATCGAGAGCAGCTTCTTGGTCTCGTTCTCGACGGCGGCCTTGCTCTCCTTGAAGGCGGGGTGGTCGTCCTTGATCTTGCCCGGGGTGATCTGGGCCAGGTAATGGGCGATGGTGTAGGGGATGACGAAGTAGCCGTCGGCCAGCCCCTGCATCAGCGCGCTGGCGCCCAGGCGGTTGGCGCCGTGGACCGAGAAGTTGGCCTCGCCCAGCACGAACAGGCCCGGGACGTTGCTCATGCAGTTGTAGTCGACCCACAGCCCGCCCATCGAGTAGTGGGGGGCGGGGTAGATGCGCATCGGCTCTTTGTAGGCGTTCTCGTCGGTGATCTTTTCGTACATCTCGAAGAGGTTGCCGTAGCGCTCGCGGATGGTGTTCTCGCCCAGGCGCTTGATGCTCGCGGCGTAGTCGAGATAGACGCCGCGGCCCCCGGGGCCGATGCCGCGCTTGTCGTCGCAGGCTTCCTTGGCCGCGCGCGAGGCGATATCGCGCGGGGCGAGGTTGCCGAAA
This window encodes:
- a CDS encoding succinate dehydrogenase/fumarate reductase iron-sulfur subunit, with amino-acid sequence MNLTLHVWRQKDANDKGRLEVYQAKNVSADSSFLEMLDEVNEELIKEGKDPIAFDHDCREGICGMCSQVINGRAHGPQEKTTVCQLHMRQFKDGDDVFIEPWRARAFPIVKDLVVDRAALDKIIQAGGYTSAKTGGVPDGNALLIPKGDADYAMDAAECIGCGACVAGCPNSSAMLFTSAKVAQLAIQPQGVPEAARRVRSMTEEAKACGMGNCTNHYECQASCPKDINVKFIAKLNREYLKAMLPGNNK